The following proteins are encoded in a genomic region of Nocardioides renjunii:
- a CDS encoding methylmalonyl-CoA mutase family protein, with the protein MTDLEGGLDEPEELQPAEGTLRLVGDDDTYDVAAWEAATAAVLRKARRLGDDAPDSDVWAALAHTTLDGIEVAPIGRPADLERLTTSGRPQRTGAWDVRTSLVGDDAAAINEAALVDLDNGATSLHLDLSRTVDLPTALRGVLLDLAPVTLDRPDAEQSEALARLLDQVAGDPHPANNLSADPATALAFGERVGDDGSTVAETFVATVRRAQGLGVLGAVVDGTALHDRGASDAQELGWTTAVGVHYLRLLTDGGLTVDEAAGLIEFRYAATDEQLPTIAKLRAARRLWARVLEASGGSDVPQRQHAVTSRAMMSRFDPWVNMLRATVAAFAAGVGGADAVTVVPFNERLGLPDAFGRRIARNTSSLLIEESHVAAVADPAGGSYAVERLTDDLAVAGWAELGRIEADGGFGEQAAAGVKERVRAVRDARDAGIADRSRPLTGISEFPHLGEVLPERAPFGRAGIRYASAYEDMRAAPADRPVFLATMGPVAAHTARATFATNLLAAGGVAVEAAGATSDAASVLAAHAGQRVVCLAGTDAAYAEWGADLVAALRAAGASYVVLAGRPGERTVTDVDDSCAVGVDALAFLARVREELAR; encoded by the coding sequence ATGACCGACCTCGAGGGTGGACTGGACGAGCCCGAGGAGCTGCAGCCCGCGGAGGGCACGCTCCGGCTCGTGGGGGACGACGACACCTACGACGTCGCGGCCTGGGAGGCGGCCACCGCCGCGGTGCTGCGCAAGGCCCGGCGCCTGGGCGACGACGCGCCCGACTCCGACGTGTGGGCCGCCCTCGCGCACACCACCCTCGACGGCATCGAGGTCGCCCCGATCGGCCGGCCCGCCGACCTCGAGCGCCTCACCACGAGCGGTCGTCCGCAGCGGACCGGCGCCTGGGACGTGCGGACGTCGCTGGTCGGCGACGACGCCGCGGCGATCAACGAGGCGGCCCTCGTCGACCTCGACAACGGTGCGACCTCGCTCCACCTCGATCTGTCCCGGACGGTCGACCTGCCCACCGCGCTGCGGGGCGTGCTGCTCGACCTGGCGCCGGTCACCCTGGACCGCCCGGACGCCGAGCAGTCCGAGGCGCTGGCCCGGCTCCTCGACCAGGTCGCGGGCGACCCGCACCCGGCCAACAACCTGTCGGCCGACCCGGCCACCGCGCTGGCGTTCGGCGAGCGGGTCGGGGACGACGGCTCGACCGTCGCCGAGACCTTCGTCGCCACCGTCCGCCGAGCGCAGGGCCTCGGGGTCCTCGGTGCCGTGGTCGACGGCACCGCCCTCCACGACCGCGGCGCCAGCGACGCCCAGGAGCTCGGCTGGACGACGGCCGTGGGGGTCCACTACCTGCGCCTGCTCACCGACGGCGGCCTCACCGTCGACGAGGCCGCGGGGCTGATCGAGTTCCGCTATGCCGCCACCGACGAGCAGCTCCCCACGATCGCCAAGCTCCGCGCCGCGCGCCGGCTGTGGGCGCGGGTGCTCGAGGCGAGCGGCGGGTCCGACGTCCCGCAGCGCCAGCACGCCGTCACCAGCCGGGCGATGATGAGCCGGTTCGACCCCTGGGTCAACATGCTCCGCGCCACGGTGGCCGCCTTCGCGGCCGGCGTGGGCGGCGCCGACGCCGTCACCGTCGTCCCGTTCAACGAGCGCCTCGGCCTGCCCGACGCGTTCGGTCGCCGCATCGCCCGCAACACCTCCTCGCTGCTCATCGAGGAGTCGCACGTCGCCGCCGTCGCCGACCCCGCCGGGGGCTCGTACGCCGTGGAGAGGCTCACCGACGACCTCGCCGTCGCGGGCTGGGCCGAGCTGGGCCGCATCGAGGCCGACGGCGGCTTCGGCGAGCAGGCCGCCGCCGGGGTGAAGGAGCGCGTGCGTGCCGTCCGCGACGCCCGCGACGCGGGCATCGCCGACCGCTCGCGGCCGCTGACCGGCATCTCGGAGTTCCCCCACCTCGGAGAGGTGCTGCCCGAGCGGGCGCCCTTCGGCCGGGCCGGCATCCGCTACGCCTCGGCCTACGAGGACATGCGCGCCGCTCCCGCCGACCGTCCCGTCTTCCTCGCCACCATGGGCCCGGTTGCGGCCCACACCGCCCGCGCCACCTTCGCGACCAACCTGCTCGCCGCCGGCGGCGTCGCCGTCGAGGCGGCCGGTGCCACGTCCGACGCCGCGTCGGTGCTCGCCGCCCACGCCGGCCAGCGGGTCGTCTGCCTGGCCGGCACCGACGCGGCCTATGCCGAGTGGGGCGCCGACCTCGTCGCCGCCCTGCGCGCGGCAGGGGCGTCGTACGTCGTGCTGGCGGGCCGGCCAGGGGAGCGGACGGTGACCGACGTCGACGACTCGTGCGCCGTGGGGGTCGATGCGCTGGCGTTCCTGGCCCGCGTGAGAGAGGAGCTCGCCCGATGA
- the scpA gene encoding methylmalonyl-CoA mutase: protein MSIPDNFAEVPLAGRASTGGAPGDQQPWTSPEGIDILPVYGPEHLEGLDGLDTWPGLAPFLRGPYPTMYTTQPWTIRQYAGFSTADESNAFYRRNLAAGQKGLSVAFDLATHRGYDSDHPRVRGDVGMAGVAIDSIYDTRTLFDGIPLDEMSVSMTMNGAVLPVLALYIAAAEEQGVAPEQLAGTIQNDILKEFMVRNTYIYPPAPSMRIISDIFAYTSQRMPRFNSISISGYHIQEAGATADLELAYTLADGVEYIRAGLGTGMTIDQFAPRLSFFWAIGMNFFMEVAKMRAARALWARLVDDFEPQNPKSRSLRTHSQTSGWSLTAQDVFNNVGRTCIEAMAATQGHTQSLHTNALDEAIALPTDFSARIARNTQLLLQQESGTTQVIDPWAGSYYVEKLTHDLAERAWAHILEAERAGGMAAAIEQGIPKMRIEEAAARTQARIDSGAQKVIGVNTFRLPVEDRLDVLRVDNDDVYRQQLAKLERLRAERDDDDVRRALDALTASAERGPVGGGSLEGNLLALAVDAARAKATVGEISDALEKVYGRHQAVIRTISGVYRDEAGTAAGSRVAEVLAATEEFEVEEGRRPRILVAKMGQDGHDRGQKVVVTAFADLGFDVDVGPLFSTPEEVAQQAVDADVHIVGVSSLAAGHLTLLPALRQALADQGRPDVMIVIGGVIPPDDVETLKEMGAAAVFLPGTVIAESALDLLARLRSA, encoded by the coding sequence ATGAGCATTCCCGACAACTTCGCCGAGGTGCCCCTCGCGGGCCGTGCGTCGACCGGCGGGGCACCAGGCGACCAGCAGCCCTGGACGAGCCCCGAGGGGATCGACATCCTGCCGGTCTACGGGCCCGAGCACCTCGAGGGCCTCGACGGGCTGGACACGTGGCCCGGGCTGGCGCCCTTCCTGCGCGGTCCCTATCCGACGATGTACACGACGCAGCCGTGGACGATCCGGCAGTACGCCGGGTTCTCCACCGCCGACGAGTCCAACGCGTTCTACCGGCGCAACCTCGCGGCGGGTCAGAAGGGCCTGAGCGTCGCCTTCGACCTCGCCACGCACCGCGGCTACGACTCCGACCACCCGCGGGTGCGCGGCGACGTCGGGATGGCCGGCGTGGCCATCGACTCGATCTACGACACCCGCACCCTCTTCGACGGCATCCCCCTCGACGAGATGTCGGTGTCGATGACGATGAACGGCGCGGTGCTGCCGGTGCTGGCCCTCTACATCGCCGCGGCGGAGGAGCAGGGGGTCGCGCCGGAGCAGCTGGCCGGGACCATCCAGAACGACATCCTCAAGGAGTTCATGGTCCGCAACACCTACATCTACCCGCCGGCGCCGAGCATGCGGATCATCAGCGACATCTTCGCCTACACCTCGCAGCGGATGCCGCGCTTCAACTCCATCTCGATCTCCGGCTACCACATCCAGGAGGCCGGGGCGACGGCCGACCTGGAGCTGGCCTACACCCTCGCCGACGGCGTGGAGTACATCCGCGCCGGCCTCGGGACCGGCATGACGATCGACCAGTTCGCGCCGCGGCTGTCGTTCTTCTGGGCGATCGGGATGAACTTCTTCATGGAGGTCGCCAAGATGCGCGCGGCCCGGGCCCTGTGGGCGCGGCTCGTCGACGACTTCGAGCCGCAGAACCCGAAGTCGCGCTCGCTGCGCACCCACAGCCAGACGTCGGGCTGGTCGCTGACCGCGCAGGACGTCTTCAACAACGTCGGGCGCACCTGCATCGAGGCGATGGCCGCCACGCAGGGCCACACGCAGTCGCTGCACACCAACGCCCTCGACGAGGCGATCGCGCTGCCGACCGACTTCTCCGCGCGCATCGCCCGCAACACCCAGCTCCTGCTGCAGCAGGAGTCGGGCACCACGCAGGTCATCGACCCGTGGGCCGGCTCCTACTACGTCGAGAAGCTCACCCACGACCTCGCCGAGCGGGCGTGGGCCCACATCCTCGAGGCCGAGCGCGCCGGTGGCATGGCGGCCGCGATCGAGCAGGGCATCCCCAAGATGCGCATCGAGGAGGCGGCCGCGCGCACCCAGGCGCGCATCGACTCCGGCGCCCAGAAGGTCATCGGCGTCAACACCTTCCGGCTCCCGGTCGAGGACCGGCTCGACGTCCTGCGCGTCGACAACGACGACGTCTACCGCCAGCAGCTGGCCAAGCTGGAGCGGCTGCGGGCCGAGCGCGACGACGACGACGTACGCCGGGCGCTGGACGCGCTGACCGCGTCGGCCGAGCGCGGACCGGTCGGCGGCGGCTCCCTCGAGGGCAACCTCCTCGCGCTCGCCGTCGACGCGGCGCGCGCGAAGGCCACGGTGGGGGAGATCTCCGACGCGCTCGAGAAGGTCTACGGCCGCCACCAGGCCGTGATCCGTACGATCAGCGGCGTGTACCGCGACGAGGCAGGCACCGCAGCCGGCTCCCGGGTCGCCGAGGTGCTCGCCGCGACCGAGGAGTTCGAGGTCGAGGAGGGGCGGCGCCCGCGCATCCTCGTCGCGAAGATGGGCCAGGACGGCCACGACCGCGGCCAGAAGGTGGTCGTCACCGCCTTCGCCGACCTCGGCTTCGACGTCGACGTCGGGCCGCTGTTCTCCACGCCGGAGGAGGTCGCGCAGCAGGCGGTGGACGCCGACGTGCACATCGTCGGGGTGTCCTCGCTGGCGGCCGGCCACCTCACGCTGCTGCCGGCGCTCAGGCAGGCGCTCGCGGACCAGGGTCGCCCGGACGTCATGATCGTCATCGGCGGCGTGATCCCGCCCGACGACGTCGAGACCCTGAAGGAGATGGGCGCCGCCGCGGTCTTCCTGCCCGGGACCGTGATCGCCGAGTCCGCGCTCGACCTGCTGGCCCGGCTGCGCTCCGCGTGA
- the meaB gene encoding methylmalonyl Co-A mutase-associated GTPase MeaB: MARAARPVDVAALVDGVRAGRRADVARAITLVESSRGEHRVAARDLLTALAQVERPPATRVGISGVPGVGKSTFIETLGTRLTAAGHRVGVLAVDPSSVRTGGSVLGDKTRMATLSVDPRAFIRPSPSAGTLGGVARATVQAMLVLEAAGHDVVLVETVGVGQSEVTVAGMVDTFLFLTIARTGDQLQGIKKGILEIADVVAVNKADAAGGDDHEGEARVAARELAGALRLVRGHAEWAPPVVTCSGLTGAGVDDVWERVGAHRDHLGEDGLARKRAGQQLDFTWALVRDELDQRLRSSPEVAAVRDDVRRAVLSGELPAPLAADRILAAYDHRPHGWDGPTNL, encoded by the coding sequence ATGGCGCGGGCCGCTCGTCCCGTGGACGTCGCCGCGCTGGTGGACGGCGTGCGCGCCGGCCGGCGCGCGGACGTCGCTCGTGCGATCACGCTGGTGGAGTCCTCGCGCGGCGAGCACCGGGTCGCGGCCCGCGACCTGCTGACCGCGCTCGCGCAGGTCGAGCGGCCGCCCGCGACGCGGGTCGGCATCTCCGGCGTGCCGGGCGTCGGCAAGTCCACCTTCATCGAGACCCTCGGCACCCGGCTCACCGCGGCCGGGCACCGGGTGGGCGTCCTCGCCGTGGACCCGTCGTCGGTGCGCACCGGCGGCTCGGTCCTGGGCGACAAGACCCGGATGGCGACGCTGTCGGTCGACCCCCGCGCGTTCATCAGGCCCTCCCCGTCGGCCGGCACCCTCGGCGGCGTCGCCCGGGCCACCGTCCAGGCGATGCTGGTGCTCGAGGCGGCGGGCCACGACGTCGTGCTGGTCGAGACGGTGGGCGTCGGGCAGTCGGAGGTGACGGTCGCCGGGATGGTCGACACGTTCCTCTTCCTCACCATCGCGCGCACCGGCGACCAGCTCCAGGGCATCAAGAAGGGCATCCTCGAGATCGCCGACGTCGTCGCGGTCAACAAGGCCGACGCGGCGGGCGGCGACGACCACGAGGGGGAGGCCCGGGTCGCCGCGCGCGAGCTCGCCGGCGCCCTGCGCCTGGTGCGCGGCCACGCCGAGTGGGCGCCGCCGGTCGTGACCTGCTCGGGGCTGACCGGCGCCGGTGTCGACGACGTGTGGGAGCGCGTAGGAGCCCACCGCGACCACCTCGGCGAGGACGGGCTGGCCCGCAAGCGCGCGGGGCAGCAGCTCGACTTCACCTGGGCGCTCGTGCGCGACGAGCTCGACCAGCGGCTGCGGTCCTCGCCGGAGGTCGCCGCGGTGCGCGACGACGTACGCCGTGCCGTGCTGTCGGGGGAGCTCCCGGCACCCCTGGCCGCCGACCGGATCCTGGCCGCTTATGACCATCGCCCGCACGGGTGGGACGGACCAACTAACCTGTGA
- a CDS encoding amidohydrolase, with product MPTDVPATSVIAEVVDKHADDLVAFRRDLHAHPELSWAESRTSDLVVSALEDAGWTTSRPEGGGVLAEVGHGGPLVALRADLDALPVDDLISDPWRSTNPGVAHACGHDVHTAGLVGAGLALAEVATRGLLPGRVRLLFQPAEEVMPGGALHLISAGALEGVSHVFGLHCDPSLDVGRIGLREGPLTGAADALTVRLIGKGGHTSRPHLTEDLTFALGKVITELPAILSRRLDPRAGVSVVWGMVRAGSAHNVIPHGGTVAGTVRMLDAVAWADAEHLIRQLISAIVAPYSVTAEVTYQRGVPPVVNHEVSTALLGEALERVLGPHGHVSTAQSLGGEDFGWYLDSVPGAMARLGTRSPGGPTYDLHQGNLRIDEGATCIASRVLAEAAVTALSAGR from the coding sequence ATGCCAACCGATGTCCCCGCCACATCCGTCATCGCCGAGGTCGTCGACAAGCACGCCGACGACCTCGTCGCCTTCCGTCGCGACCTCCACGCGCACCCCGAGCTCAGCTGGGCCGAGAGCCGCACCTCGGACCTCGTCGTGTCCGCTCTCGAGGACGCCGGCTGGACCACGAGCCGCCCCGAGGGCGGGGGTGTGCTCGCCGAGGTCGGGCACGGGGGACCGCTGGTGGCGCTGCGGGCCGACCTGGACGCCCTGCCGGTCGACGACCTCATCTCCGACCCGTGGCGGAGCACCAACCCGGGGGTCGCGCACGCCTGCGGGCACGACGTCCACACCGCCGGCCTGGTGGGCGCGGGGCTCGCGCTCGCGGAGGTCGCGACGCGCGGCCTGCTGCCCGGGCGCGTACGACTGCTCTTCCAGCCCGCCGAGGAGGTCATGCCCGGTGGGGCGCTGCACCTCATCTCGGCCGGCGCGCTCGAGGGCGTCAGCCACGTCTTCGGCCTGCACTGCGACCCCAGCCTCGACGTGGGACGGATCGGCCTGCGGGAGGGGCCGCTCACCGGCGCCGCCGACGCGCTGACCGTCCGGCTCATCGGCAAGGGGGGCCACACCTCGCGGCCGCACCTCACCGAGGACCTCACCTTCGCGCTCGGCAAGGTGATCACCGAGCTGCCCGCCATCCTCAGCCGTCGCCTCGACCCCCGCGCCGGGGTCAGCGTCGTGTGGGGCATGGTGCGCGCCGGCTCGGCCCACAACGTCATCCCGCACGGCGGCACGGTCGCCGGCACCGTGCGGATGCTCGACGCGGTCGCCTGGGCAGACGCCGAGCACCTCATCCGCCAGCTGATCAGCGCGATCGTCGCCCCCTACAGCGTGACCGCCGAGGTGACCTACCAGCGCGGCGTCCCGCCGGTGGTCAACCACGAGGTCTCCACCGCCCTGCTCGGCGAGGCCCTCGAGCGCGTGCTGGGCCCGCACGGTCACGTCTCCACCGCGCAGAGCCTCGGCGGCGAGGACTTCGGCTGGTACCTCGACTCCGTCCCGGGCGCGATGGCCCGCCTCGGCACCCGCTCGCCCGGAGGGCCGACCTACGACCTCCACCAGGGCAACCTGCGCATCGACGAGGGCGCCACGTGCATCGCCTCGCGGGTGCTGGCCGAGGCCGCGGTGACGGCGCTCTCAGCCGGTCGCTGA
- a CDS encoding sensor histidine kinase, which yields MHDDRPRPAAPGRTSPEGAPDEGSERYASMFTHHPHAAYSVDRSGHYTDANGHALAMTGLTLEQMRRSHYSDVIHPDDVHLIDESFANTLTGIPQLTEARVLRPDGEVIDIRCTMIPVVVGGEVVGVHGIAEDVTAAKELVRQLEEANAAKSLFLATVSHEVRTPLAALVGATELLVHADPGAEQEHYVQMVHRSGQRLMHLVNDLLDYSGLEAHQDVLHPRVFGLRAAVDDVAGWAVPLAEARGLTFSLTVDESVPVTAFGDGRRVVQVVTNLVQNALKFTDRGGVEVRVEARSGAPCPDEEECTADTWVRFEVADTGIGIAEDHLQALFEPFTQVDPHAAREHRGVGLGLAICRALADLLGGRLDVRSTPGVGSTFTFGVPLARVTEDGTEDGDVPSATG from the coding sequence ATGCACGACGACCGGCCCCGCCCCGCAGCCCCTGGGCGCACGTCGCCCGAGGGCGCACCCGACGAGGGCTCGGAGCGCTACGCGTCGATGTTCACCCACCACCCCCACGCTGCCTACTCGGTGGACCGCAGCGGCCACTACACCGACGCGAATGGCCACGCGCTCGCGATGACCGGGCTGACGCTGGAGCAGATGCGGCGCTCGCACTACTCCGACGTGATCCACCCCGACGACGTCCACCTCATCGACGAGAGCTTCGCCAACACGCTCACCGGCATCCCCCAGCTCACCGAGGCCCGCGTGCTCCGGCCGGACGGCGAGGTCATCGACATCCGGTGCACCATGATCCCCGTCGTGGTCGGCGGCGAGGTCGTGGGCGTGCACGGCATCGCCGAGGACGTCACGGCAGCGAAGGAGCTGGTGCGCCAGCTCGAGGAGGCCAACGCCGCCAAGAGCCTGTTCCTCGCCACCGTCAGCCACGAGGTCCGCACCCCGCTGGCGGCGCTCGTCGGGGCCACCGAGCTGCTGGTGCACGCCGACCCGGGGGCGGAGCAGGAGCACTACGTGCAGATGGTGCACCGGTCCGGCCAGCGGCTGATGCACCTGGTCAACGACCTGCTGGACTACTCCGGCCTCGAGGCGCACCAGGACGTGCTGCACCCCCGCGTGTTCGGGCTGCGCGCCGCCGTCGACGACGTCGCCGGGTGGGCGGTCCCCCTGGCCGAGGCCCGCGGCCTCACGTTCTCGCTCACCGTCGACGAGTCGGTCCCCGTGACGGCGTTCGGCGACGGGCGCCGCGTGGTGCAGGTGGTGACCAACCTGGTGCAGAACGCGCTCAAGTTCACCGACCGGGGCGGCGTCGAGGTGCGGGTCGAGGCCCGCAGCGGCGCACCGTGCCCGGACGAGGAGGAGTGCACCGCCGACACATGGGTGCGCTTCGAGGTCGCCGACACCGGCATCGGCATCGCCGAGGACCACCTGCAGGCGTTGTTCGAGCCCTTCACCCAGGTCGACCCCCACGCTGCCCGCGAGCACCGGGGGGTGGGTCTGGGCCTGGCCATCTGCCGGGCCCTCGCCGACCTGCTGGGCGGTCGGCTCGACGTGAGGTCCACGCCGGGCGTCGGGAGCACGTTCACCTTCGGCGTCCCGCTGGCGAGGGTCACCGAGGACGGCACCGAGGACGGCGACGTGCCGTCAGCGACCGGCTGA
- a CDS encoding class I SAM-dependent methyltransferase, translating to MGEPRDLRTTFDSAAATYQEARPDYPTELYDALVAAAGLHEGDRLLEIGCATGKATLPLARRGFAMTCLEPGPALAAAARRNLAELGEVDVVETTFETYRPATPQRFDLVLAATAWHWLDPTVRYRRAWELLVPGGHLAFWSATHVFPDGGDPFFAEIQPVYDEIGEALPGDAVRPRPGGLPDQRDEIDGTGLFEVVTVREVDWEVTYDAEGYLRLLDTFSGHIAMAPAKREHLYAEVRRRLASRPDGRLVRGWGAVLHVARRRG from the coding sequence ATGGGCGAGCCACGGGACCTGCGGACGACCTTCGACTCCGCTGCCGCCACCTACCAGGAGGCGCGGCCCGACTATCCCACCGAGCTGTACGACGCGCTCGTCGCCGCCGCCGGCCTGCACGAAGGCGACCGGCTGCTGGAGATCGGCTGCGCCACCGGCAAGGCGACGCTGCCCCTCGCGCGGCGTGGGTTCGCGATGACCTGCCTCGAACCGGGTCCGGCGCTCGCCGCCGCGGCGCGGCGCAACCTGGCCGAGCTCGGCGAGGTCGACGTCGTCGAGACGACCTTCGAGACCTACCGACCGGCGACGCCGCAGCGCTTCGACCTCGTCCTCGCCGCGACCGCCTGGCACTGGCTGGACCCGACGGTGCGCTACCGGCGGGCCTGGGAGCTGCTCGTGCCGGGCGGGCACCTGGCCTTCTGGAGCGCCACCCACGTCTTCCCCGACGGGGGTGACCCGTTCTTCGCCGAGATCCAACCGGTCTACGACGAGATCGGGGAGGCGCTGCCCGGCGACGCGGTCCGTCCCCGGCCCGGCGGGCTGCCCGACCAGCGCGACGAGATCGACGGGACCGGACTCTTCGAGGTCGTCACCGTCCGCGAGGTCGACTGGGAGGTCACCTACGACGCCGAGGGGTACCTGCGCCTGCTCGACACCTTCTCCGGCCACATCGCGATGGCGCCCGCGAAGCGGGAGCACCTGTACGCCGAGGTCCGCCGCCGGCTCGCGAGCCGTCCCGACGGGCGCCTCGTGCGCGGCTGGGGCGCGGTGCTGCACGTGGCCCGGCGCCGCGGCTGA
- a CDS encoding ABC transporter permease gives MSTVTQQPVPESGGLAPDTAVTPTRGAGARKLPIILGVLTVLLAVVLLRSSHSGSTTFQLAVDSDFVQLPDIVVPSGPTAWVMVVVCLALTAEALRRMLARSRQPLWIPIAFAVAWMVGFLSWAAADGTILVVSLLGGAVALAIPLVFGALGGVLGERAGVVNIAIEGQLLLGAFAAAIAASTTGSPWAGLVAAAVAGALVALVLGLFAITYFVDQVIVGVVLNVLVLGLTNFMFRQVLTPNAETLNSPDRFQRLPIPILGDIPLIGPILFRQTPLVYVLYVVVALVAYALYRTRWGLRVRAVGEHPKAADTVGIKVNRTRYRTILLAGLIAGMGGAYYSLVSVSQFNREMTGGAGYIALAAVIFGKWDPIRATLAALLFGFASNLQGVLSAIGSPVPSQFMLMLPYLVTIFAVAGLVGRSRPPAADGVPYRQQ, from the coding sequence GTGAGCACCGTGACCCAGCAGCCCGTGCCCGAGAGCGGTGGGCTGGCTCCCGACACGGCCGTGACCCCCACCCGGGGTGCCGGCGCCCGCAAGCTGCCGATCATCCTCGGCGTGCTGACGGTGCTCCTCGCCGTCGTGCTGCTGCGCTCGAGCCACTCCGGCAGCACGACGTTCCAGCTCGCCGTCGACAGCGACTTCGTCCAGCTGCCCGACATCGTCGTGCCGTCCGGGCCGACCGCGTGGGTGATGGTGGTGGTCTGCCTCGCGCTCACCGCCGAGGCCCTCCGCCGGATGCTGGCGCGCTCGCGGCAGCCGCTGTGGATCCCGATCGCCTTCGCGGTCGCGTGGATGGTCGGCTTCCTCAGCTGGGCCGCCGCCGACGGCACCATCCTCGTGGTGAGCCTGCTGGGCGGCGCCGTGGCGCTGGCGATCCCGCTGGTCTTCGGCGCCCTCGGTGGCGTGCTCGGCGAGCGGGCCGGCGTGGTCAACATCGCCATCGAGGGCCAGCTGCTCCTCGGCGCGTTCGCCGCCGCGATCGCCGCCTCGACGACCGGCTCGCCGTGGGCCGGCCTCGTCGCCGCCGCGGTGGCCGGCGCCCTGGTCGCGCTCGTCCTCGGCCTGTTCGCGATCACCTACTTCGTCGACCAGGTCATCGTCGGCGTGGTGCTCAACGTGCTCGTGCTCGGCCTGACCAACTTTATGTTCCGCCAGGTGCTCACGCCCAACGCCGAGACGCTGAACTCCCCCGACCGCTTCCAGCGGCTGCCCATCCCGATCCTCGGCGACATCCCGCTGATCGGCCCGATCCTGTTCCGCCAGACCCCGCTCGTCTACGTGCTCTACGTCGTCGTCGCACTGGTGGCGTACGCCCTCTACCGCACCCGCTGGGGCCTGCGGGTCCGTGCCGTCGGCGAGCACCCGAAGGCGGCCGACACGGTCGGCATCAAGGTCAACCGCACCCGCTACCGCACGATCCTGCTCGCGGGCCTGATCGCCGGCATGGGCGGCGCCTACTACAGCCTGGTCTCGGTCTCCCAGTTCAACCGCGAGATGACCGGCGGGGCGGGCTACATCGCGCTGGCGGCGGTCATCTTCGGCAAGTGGGACCCGATCCGGGCCACCCTGGCCGCGCTGCTCTTCGGCTTCGCGTCCAACCTCCAGGGCGTGCTGTCGGCGATCGGCTCCCCGGTCCCCAGCCAGTTCATGCTGATGCTCCCCTACCTCGTCACCATCTTCGCGGTGGCGGGCCTCGTGGGCCGGTCCCGGCCGCCCGCGGCGGACGGAGTGCCCTACCGACAACAGTGA
- a CDS encoding ABC transporter permease, whose translation MSDTEKPQPDEKPTGGSTRVDAPVDPAEDAAATSGDRSRSLLREIASGDALAGVLAVFLAVFVGSVMIAATDETVRETASYVTARPSDFFTALWDAISGAYSAMFRGAVFNYNLTEPAQQWRPLTETMKFAGPLVLGGLGVGLAFRAGLFNIGGRGQMLVAGGAAGWVGFQLDLPTAIHLPLAILVGMAAGALWGGIAGLLKARTGAHEVIVTIMLNYVAYYLLFYALIKEWLLKTPGSVNPKSPPMKQSAVLPDVLGEQFNLHLGFVIALVAVAVVWWVLNRSTFGYRVRAVGENPHAARASGINVGRTYTVVMMVAGSLLGLAGINQVLGTVTSGVSLDLDAAIGFDAITVALLGRSRPLGILAAGILFGAFKAGGFTMQTSENISVDLVLVVQSLIVLFLAAPPLVRAIFRLPAQEAK comes from the coding sequence GTGAGCGACACCGAGAAGCCTCAGCCCGACGAGAAGCCCACCGGCGGCAGCACCCGCGTCGACGCGCCCGTCGACCCCGCCGAGGACGCCGCCGCCACCTCCGGCGACCGGTCGCGCTCCCTGCTGCGCGAGATCGCCTCCGGCGACGCACTGGCCGGGGTGCTCGCGGTGTTCCTCGCCGTCTTCGTCGGCTCGGTGATGATCGCCGCGACCGACGAGACCGTGCGGGAGACCGCGAGCTACGTCACCGCCCGACCCTCCGACTTCTTCACCGCCCTCTGGGACGCCATCTCCGGCGCCTACAGCGCGATGTTCCGCGGCGCCGTGTTCAACTACAACCTCACCGAGCCCGCCCAGCAGTGGCGCCCGCTCACCGAGACCATGAAGTTCGCCGGCCCGCTGGTCCTCGGCGGCCTCGGCGTGGGGCTGGCGTTCCGCGCCGGCCTGTTCAACATCGGCGGCCGCGGCCAGATGCTGGTCGCCGGCGGCGCCGCCGGCTGGGTCGGCTTCCAGCTCGACCTCCCCACGGCGATCCACCTGCCGCTCGCGATCCTGGTCGGCATGGCCGCCGGCGCACTGTGGGGCGGCATCGCGGGCCTCCTCAAGGCCCGCACGGGTGCCCACGAGGTGATCGTCACGATCATGCTCAACTACGTCGCCTACTACCTGCTCTTCTACGCCCTCATTAAGGAGTGGCTGCTCAAGACGCCGGGCTCGGTGAACCCGAAGTCGCCGCCGATGAAGCAGTCGGCGGTCCTGCCGGACGTGCTGGGCGAGCAGTTCAACCTGCACCTCGGGTTCGTGATCGCGCTCGTCGCGGTCGCCGTGGTGTGGTGGGTGCTCAACCGCTCCACCTTCGGCTACCGGGTGCGCGCCGTCGGCGAGAACCCGCACGCCGCGCGTGCGTCCGGCATCAACGTCGGGCGGACCTACACGGTCGTGATGATGGTCGCCGGCTCGCTGCTGGGCCTGGCGGGCATCAACCAGGTGCTCGGCACCGTCACGAGCGGCGTGTCCCTCGACCTCGACGCGGCGATCGGCTTCGACGCCATCACCGTGGCGCTGCTCGGCCGCTCCCGTCCGCTGGGCATCCTCGCCGCGGGGATCCTGTTCGGCGCCTTCAAGGCCGGCGGCTTCACCATGCAGACGTCCGAGAACATCTCGGTCGACCTGGTGCTCGTCGTGCAGTCGTTGATCGTCCTCTTCCTCGCCGCACCCCCGCTGGTGCGCGCGATCTTCCGGCTCCCCGCCCAGGAGGCCAAGTGA